The Ochrobactrum sp. BTU1 genome includes a region encoding these proteins:
- a CDS encoding MacB family efflux pump subunit, with product MSVAPLLCLKGVCRRYPSGDGFTTVLDHVDLTIQRGEMVAIVGASGSGKSTLMNIIGCLDRPSGGTYHISGREASNLEPDALAELRREHFGFIFQRYHLLEELDAIGNVEMPAIYAGCKRDDRRSKAVDILRRLGLGDRTGHRPAQLSGGQQQRVSIARALINGADVILADEPTGALDSHSGDEVLRILDELNRDGHTIIIVTHDRKIAERAPRIVEISDGSIISDSQRADQGTEAIPPSRPYRSDTDKQHSFSGLRARFTEAFSMALRSMNANRMRTFLTMLGIIIGTASVVCVVALGQGSQKRVLDQIRDLGTNTLYIIPGRGFGDLKAAQITTLNLDDAHQIAKLPYVVAATPSVLQVSTVRVGNKEVSVNVNGVDEQYFSTRNSKLMEGSLFDQNKVRDTEQTAVVDENARKSLFPNDQGSVIGKTVLLKSVPVRVIGVVKAEDQGAGSAQNLEIFLPYTTVQTRMTGTRTLHSVIVRVKETIEATLADKLITGFLSLRHGTKDFFIFNTSSVQRTVEETTGTLALLVASIAAISLFVGGIGVMNIMLVSVSERINEIGVRMAIGARQSDILQQFLIESVLVCVTGGVVGVLLAVGFGAAFSHFSTMFELIYSPLSIVIALLCSSLIGIGFGFIPARNASKLDPVIALSRS from the coding sequence AGGTGTCTGCCGACGCTATCCGTCAGGAGATGGTTTCACGACGGTGTTGGACCACGTAGATTTGACTATCCAACGGGGTGAGATGGTTGCCATAGTTGGCGCATCGGGGTCCGGAAAATCAACTCTAATGAACATTATTGGCTGCCTCGACAGACCTAGCGGAGGAACATATCATATTTCAGGGCGTGAGGCTTCTAACCTCGAACCAGACGCGCTAGCAGAATTGCGGCGTGAGCATTTTGGTTTCATATTCCAGCGTTACCATCTTCTTGAAGAACTCGATGCGATAGGAAACGTTGAGATGCCGGCTATTTATGCCGGCTGCAAGCGAGATGATCGTCGGAGTAAAGCTGTCGATATTCTGCGGCGATTGGGACTAGGCGATCGGACGGGTCACAGACCAGCGCAGCTCTCAGGAGGACAGCAACAAAGAGTTTCAATTGCACGTGCACTTATTAACGGCGCAGACGTTATTCTGGCTGATGAGCCAACGGGGGCGCTGGACAGCCATAGCGGGGACGAAGTGCTGAGAATTCTCGACGAGTTAAATCGTGATGGGCACACGATTATAATCGTAACACACGATCGCAAGATCGCGGAACGTGCACCGCGGATAGTTGAGATTAGTGACGGTTCAATAATTTCAGACAGTCAGCGAGCTGATCAAGGTACGGAAGCAATCCCGCCTTCAAGGCCTTATCGTTCTGATACAGATAAGCAACACAGTTTTTCAGGCTTGAGAGCTCGTTTCACAGAAGCTTTCTCCATGGCACTGAGGTCGATGAATGCAAACAGAATGCGAACCTTCCTCACCATGCTTGGAATAATTATCGGAACGGCATCTGTTGTTTGTGTCGTTGCACTAGGCCAAGGTTCACAGAAGAGGGTTCTCGATCAGATCAGAGACCTAGGAACCAATACACTGTACATCATTCCAGGTCGTGGTTTTGGCGACTTGAAGGCAGCCCAAATTACCACTCTTAACCTAGACGATGCGCATCAAATTGCGAAATTGCCTTATGTTGTTGCCGCGACGCCATCGGTGCTGCAAGTGTCAACTGTTAGAGTTGGAAATAAGGAAGTGAGCGTAAATGTGAACGGTGTGGACGAGCAGTACTTTTCAACACGCAACAGTAAGCTCATGGAAGGCAGTCTCTTTGATCAAAATAAAGTCCGGGATACTGAGCAGACGGCTGTCGTTGATGAGAATGCTAGAAAGAGCCTGTTTCCGAACGATCAAGGGTCAGTTATTGGAAAGACTGTATTGCTCAAATCTGTACCGGTCCGGGTCATTGGGGTGGTCAAGGCTGAAGATCAAGGAGCGGGATCCGCGCAAAACCTTGAGATCTTTCTCCCTTATACCACAGTTCAAACACGTATGACGGGAACCCGCACACTTCACTCCGTTATCGTTAGAGTTAAAGAAACGATTGAAGCCACCCTGGCTGACAAGCTAATCACAGGCTTTCTGAGCTTGAGGCACGGAACAAAAGACTTCTTCATTTTCAATACAAGCAGCGTTCAAAGAACCGTTGAGGAAACGACTGGTACCTTGGCCCTGTTGGTTGCGAGCATAGCCGCGATATCGTTGTTTGTGGGCGGTATCGGTGTGATGAACATCATGCTCGTATCGGTCTCCGAGCGGATTAATGAAATTGGCGTTCGCATGGCTATAGGAGCGAGGCAGAGCGATATTCTGCAGCAGTTTCTGATAGAATCTGTCTTAGTTTGTGTGACGGGCGGTGTCGTCGGAGTTTTGCTCGCGGTTGGTTTTGGCGCAGCCTTTTCTCATTTCAGTACCATGTTTGAACTTATATATTCACCGTTATCAATCGTAATTGCTCTTCTTTGTTCCAGTCTGATCGGCATTGGCTTTGGTTTCATACCCGCTCGCAACGCCTCTAAACTTGACCCAGTAATCGCACTTTCGCGCAGCTAG